Proteins encoded in a region of the Stieleria neptunia genome:
- a CDS encoding sulfatase-like hydrolase/transferase has protein sequence MSPIRFPSLKRFSTTSPWAVVIAGLLAIAGIGDVAQAAERPNILWITSEDNGVSWVSCYGGTNAQTPAIDQLAKEGFRYTHCFDNAAVCAPTRSCWITGMYAISNGTQPMRSRNEIPHDKIKYYPDLLRQAGYHTSNPGKTDYNVGGRGDKECWDFKGAKGKSQYGWKHRKPGQPFFAVVNFTDSHESRAHGDVENTKNDPAEMKLFSYHPDLPVIRKNYAKYADAVENMDRKVHDTLEELKKDGLYDDTIIIYNSDHGGVMARSKRFLYSSGVHCPLVVRIPEKWKQFYPAEKPGMTVDRIVSFVDMPKTWLSLAGAEIPEQFQGTIFLGDGTEPAPNYHLGFRERADERLDNVRLMRDERFAYHKNYMPYAPAGQHLAYLWKAPLTPAWEQHHREGKTDAITGRFFRPRVSEEFYDTEADFDNVHNLIDAREHRQKINELKQALREKQLELRDSGLMPEKMRERRAAANDVTIYEMVRMDRLYPLAQYLDAADVALARDKGQLQTFVNQLTDSDEVLRWWAVVGIHLLGDNARPAAADLERALQDDAHEVRMMAAWTLINLGQKDQGLACLDELLFHGTNNETMLENVIDWIGEPALPLVKKYIDQGRTRQGKYGIGIFGRIAELNGW, from the coding sequence TTGTCTCCGATTCGCTTCCCATCGCTCAAACGCTTTTCCACCACTTCACCCTGGGCCGTCGTGATCGCCGGTTTGCTGGCGATCGCCGGCATCGGCGATGTCGCCCAGGCAGCGGAGCGGCCCAACATCCTCTGGATCACCAGCGAGGACAACGGCGTCTCCTGGGTCAGCTGTTACGGCGGCACCAACGCGCAGACGCCGGCGATCGACCAACTGGCCAAGGAAGGCTTTCGCTACACGCATTGCTTTGACAACGCCGCCGTCTGTGCTCCGACGCGGTCCTGTTGGATCACCGGCATGTATGCGATCTCCAACGGCACCCAGCCGATGCGCAGCCGCAACGAAATCCCGCACGACAAGATCAAGTACTACCCCGACCTGTTACGCCAGGCCGGTTATCACACCTCCAATCCCGGCAAGACCGATTACAACGTCGGCGGTCGTGGCGACAAAGAGTGCTGGGACTTCAAGGGCGCCAAGGGCAAGTCACAGTACGGCTGGAAACATCGGAAACCGGGACAGCCGTTCTTTGCCGTCGTCAATTTTACGGACAGTCACGAAAGTCGAGCCCACGGAGACGTCGAGAACACCAAGAACGATCCGGCTGAGATGAAGCTGTTTTCTTACCATCCCGATCTGCCCGTCATCCGCAAGAATTATGCGAAGTACGCCGATGCGGTCGAGAACATGGATCGCAAGGTCCATGACACGCTCGAAGAACTCAAGAAAGACGGCCTCTACGACGACACGATCATCATTTACAACTCTGACCACGGCGGCGTGATGGCGCGGAGCAAACGGTTCCTTTACTCCAGCGGCGTTCATTGCCCGCTGGTCGTCAGGATTCCGGAGAAATGGAAACAGTTTTATCCGGCTGAAAAACCCGGCATGACGGTCGATCGAATCGTCAGTTTCGTCGACATGCCCAAAACCTGGCTCAGTTTGGCCGGTGCCGAAATCCCGGAACAATTCCAGGGCACGATTTTCTTGGGCGACGGAACCGAACCGGCGCCGAATTACCACCTCGGTTTTCGTGAACGCGCCGACGAACGGCTGGACAACGTCCGTTTGATGCGAGACGAACGCTTTGCCTATCACAAAAACTACATGCCCTACGCGCCCGCCGGACAACACCTGGCGTACCTCTGGAAAGCGCCCCTGACCCCGGCCTGGGAACAGCACCACCGCGAAGGCAAGACCGACGCCATCACCGGGCGGTTTTTCCGCCCGCGTGTTTCCGAAGAGTTTTATGACACCGAGGCCGATTTCGACAACGTCCACAACTTGATCGACGCACGCGAACATCGACAAAAGATCAACGAACTGAAACAGGCGCTGCGGGAAAAACAATTGGAACTACGTGATTCGGGATTGATGCCCGAAAAAATGCGGGAGCGCCGCGCCGCGGCCAATGACGTGACGATCTACGAAATGGTGCGCATGGATCGGCTGTACCCGCTGGCACAATACTTGGACGCCGCCGACGTGGCACTCGCCCGGGACAAAGGCCAGTTGCAAACGTTTGTCAATCAATTGACCGATTCTGACGAGGTGCTGCGTTGGTGGGCGGTCGTCGGAATCCACCTGCTGGGCGACAACGCCCGCCCCGCCGCGGCCGACTTGGAACGTGCCCTGCAAGACGATGCCCATGAAGTCCGCATGATGGCCGCATGGACGCTGATCAATCTGGGGCAAAAAGACCAAGGGCTCGCTTGCCTGGACGAATTGCTGTTCCACGGTACGAACAACGAAACGATGCTCGAAAACGTCATCGACTGGATCGGCGAGCCCGCTCTTCCGCTGGTCAAGAAGTACATCGACCAGGGCAGGACTCGGCAAGGCAAATACGGGATCGGGATCTTCGGCCGCATCGCCGAACTCAACGGCTGGTGA
- the hypE gene encoding hydrogenase expression/formation protein HypE — MADKTPKSSRNGAGDPIDFGGPVCPVPLQDYPNVILGHGGGGKLSAELVEHVFLPAFKNDHLDVLRDSAVIQLTGQRLAMSTDSYVVRPLFFPGGSIGDLAINGTVNDLAMSGAKPLYLSAAFIIEEGFPIAELKRIADAMGAAARHAGVTVITGDTKVVEQGHGDGCYINTAGVGVVPDGIDIAPNNARPGDVVIVSGTLGDHGMAIMSVREGLEFDAKIQSDSAPLADMVAAITEVCPDVHVLRDPTRGGLAASLNEIAASSDCGIVIEETRLPIHPIVQSACEILGFDPLLVANEGKLVCMVPAAFAGAVLNAIQADKHGSNAAIIGHVVAEHPGVVVAKTVIGASRVVVTAIGEQLPRIC, encoded by the coding sequence ATGGCCGACAAGACCCCAAAATCAAGTCGAAACGGCGCTGGAGATCCGATCGACTTCGGCGGACCGGTCTGCCCGGTGCCGCTGCAAGATTACCCGAACGTCATCCTCGGACACGGTGGTGGAGGAAAACTGTCGGCGGAGTTGGTCGAGCATGTGTTTCTGCCGGCGTTCAAGAATGACCACCTCGATGTTCTCAGGGATTCAGCTGTTATTCAGCTCACCGGCCAACGTTTGGCGATGTCGACGGATTCTTATGTCGTCCGGCCGCTGTTTTTTCCGGGCGGATCGATCGGCGATCTAGCGATCAACGGGACCGTCAACGACCTGGCAATGAGCGGCGCCAAACCGCTGTACTTGAGTGCGGCGTTCATCATCGAAGAAGGCTTTCCGATCGCCGAGCTCAAACGCATCGCCGACGCGATGGGCGCGGCGGCTCGCCACGCCGGTGTCACCGTCATCACAGGTGATACCAAAGTCGTCGAGCAGGGGCATGGCGACGGATGTTACATCAACACCGCCGGCGTCGGGGTGGTGCCCGACGGAATCGACATCGCCCCCAACAACGCACGTCCCGGCGATGTCGTGATCGTCAGTGGCACGCTCGGCGACCACGGCATGGCGATCATGAGTGTCCGCGAGGGGTTGGAGTTCGACGCGAAGATTCAAAGCGATTCGGCTCCCCTGGCTGACATGGTCGCGGCGATCACAGAAGTTTGCCCCGACGTCCACGTGCTGCGCGACCCGACCCGTGGCGGGCTTGCCGCATCCCTGAACGAAATCGCGGCATCGAGCGACTGTGGGATCGTGATCGAAGAGACGCGATTACCGATTCATCCGATCGTCCAATCGGCCTGCGAGATTTTGGGGTTCGACCCGCTGTTGGTGGCCAACGAAGGCAAGCTGGTCTGCATGGTGCCGGCCGCGTTCGCGGGCGCCGTCTTAAACGCGATCCAAGCGGACAAGCACGGATCCAATGCCGCCATCATCGGCCACGTCGTGGCCGAACACCCCGGCGTCGTCGTCGCCAAGACCGTGATCGGAGCCTCCCGAGTGGTCGTCACTGCGATCGGCGAGCAGTTGCCGCGGATCTGTTGA
- the hypD gene encoding hydrogenase formation protein HypD, with protein MKHLTEYRDGEKAKRLAGEIQRLVTRPWAIMEVCGGQTHSIIRNGIDQILPDKIEMIHGPGCPVCVTPLDVIDKALAIASRPDVIFCSFGDMLRVPGSEGDLFKVKAAGGDVRVVYSPLDAVKIARENPDREVVFLAIGFETTAPANAMAVKLAHDQCVDNFSALVSHVLVPPAIEAIMNSPGNRVNAFLAAGHVCSVTGFDHYRPLCDRYKVPIVITGFEPLDLLDGIRRCVAQLESGSAAVENAYPRVVSEQGNVAAQTLLDEVFETTDRNWRGIGSIPHSGWRLRDTYRNFDAESKFDVAAICTRESTLCRAGDVLKGAIKPNQCEAFGKQCTPRTPLGATMVSGEGACAAYYNYGRLVPLNAPDTNVAEQA; from the coding sequence ATGAAACACTTGACCGAATACCGCGATGGCGAAAAAGCGAAACGACTCGCCGGTGAGATCCAACGCCTGGTGACTCGGCCCTGGGCGATCATGGAAGTCTGCGGCGGGCAAACGCATTCGATCATCCGCAACGGGATCGACCAGATCCTTCCGGACAAGATCGAGATGATTCATGGTCCCGGCTGCCCGGTCTGTGTGACCCCGCTGGACGTGATCGACAAAGCCTTGGCGATCGCGTCCCGCCCCGACGTCATCTTTTGCTCCTTCGGCGATATGTTGCGTGTGCCCGGGTCCGAAGGTGACTTGTTCAAGGTCAAAGCCGCCGGCGGTGACGTGCGCGTCGTCTATTCCCCGCTGGATGCCGTCAAGATTGCACGGGAGAATCCGGATCGCGAAGTGGTGTTTCTGGCGATCGGCTTCGAAACGACGGCGCCCGCCAATGCCATGGCCGTCAAGCTGGCCCACGATCAATGCGTCGACAACTTCTCCGCACTGGTTTCGCATGTGCTGGTGCCACCGGCGATCGAAGCGATCATGAACTCACCGGGAAACCGCGTCAACGCGTTTCTCGCCGCCGGCCACGTTTGCTCGGTGACCGGGTTTGATCACTATCGCCCCCTTTGCGATCGTTACAAGGTTCCGATCGTGATCACCGGCTTTGAACCGCTGGACTTGCTCGACGGCATCCGCCGCTGCGTCGCCCAGTTGGAATCGGGATCCGCTGCGGTTGAAAATGCGTATCCCAGGGTCGTCTCCGAGCAAGGCAACGTGGCGGCACAAACTCTCCTGGACGAAGTGTTCGAGACCACCGATCGCAACTGGCGTGGGATCGGATCGATCCCGCACAGCGGTTGGCGTCTGCGCGACACGTATCGAAACTTTGACGCGGAATCCAAATTTGACGTTGCCGCCATCTGCACGCGGGAATCGACGCTGTGCCGTGCCGGGGACGTCCTCAAGGGGGCGATCAAACCGAACCAGTGTGAAGCGTTTGGAAAACAGTGCACCCCACGAACCCCGCTCGGCGCGACGATGGTTTCCGGCGAAGGGGCTTGCGCGGCCTACTACAACTATGGTCGCTTGGTGCCACTGAACGCCCCCGACACGAACGTGGCCGAGCAAGCTTGA
- a CDS encoding HypC/HybG/HupF family hydrogenase formation chaperone — translation MCLAVPGKVESIFDENQMRMGKVNFGGVVKEVCLAFLPDIEVGEYAIVHAGFAISQIDEASAEETLRTFDAMERLDS, via the coding sequence ATGTGTCTGGCCGTGCCCGGAAAAGTGGAATCGATCTTCGACGAAAACCAGATGCGAATGGGCAAAGTTAATTTCGGCGGCGTCGTCAAAGAAGTCTGTTTGGCGTTTTTGCCCGACATCGAAGTCGGCGAATACGCGATCGTCCACGCCGGGTTTGCGATCAGCCAGATCGACGAAGCCTCGGCGGAGGAAACGTTGCGAACGTTTGATGCCATGGAGCGTCTTGATTCATGA
- the hypF gene encoding carbamoyltransferase HypF — protein sequence MNEHLKRIRIRLTGRIQGVGFRPFVWTRASEAGLTGWVQNDSRGVTIEAQGERDQLATFLRGFDQSLPPLATLDSLETADLPTIEESGFTIRDSAPSLHDSTAVMADISICADCLAEMQDGHNRRHRYPFINCTNCGPRFTIVEDIPYDRALTTMKSFEMCGRCREEYNDPSDRRFHAQPNACPDCGPQIWFVAADELTPDAQIRASKRDDPSRVIESFAACIGDGGIVAVKGIGGFHLACDATDVDAVQKLRERKGRIAKPFAIMVADAEHAESFAQVGSSERRLLESKERPIVLLQKQKPDVDDAGYSHMLDAVAPGNHCVGVMLPYSPLHHLLIEACSPLLMTSGNLSDEPIARTNDEAMERLGPLVDGFLFHDRDIHVVCDDSVTRPLGASALPIRRSRGFAPIPIKLRQNGPSVVAVGGEMKSTFCITQGQNAYISQHIGDVGNLETLGALQRNVDHYLQLFRIDADAVAADLHPSSLSGQFAENLAKSLRVPLIRVQHHVAHAVSLIAEHQLDADRSIIACCLDGTGYGTDGAIWGGEFLTANCKGFERFAHLEYFPLPGGDASIRRPYRTALALLSAHGLSWDQRLPCVSFCPADVRRLLRQQLRSNLNCFPTSSAGRLFDAVASLIGIRHEVSFEAQAAIELEALAAEVIGQVDSNAYRFQIAEAAEHTPMQIRSHDLVESICRDVIAGVDRRQIAAHFHHAAAAMISDVCRLGHEQTGIDVVGLTGGVFQNVLLTTLLTKRLEASGFNVLVHRQVPPNDGGLSLGQAVVASLRTARCAI from the coding sequence GTGAACGAGCATTTGAAACGAATCCGCATTCGCCTGACGGGGCGCATCCAGGGGGTCGGGTTCCGACCGTTCGTCTGGACCCGCGCGAGCGAGGCGGGGCTGACCGGCTGGGTCCAAAACGACTCGCGGGGCGTCACGATCGAGGCCCAAGGGGAGCGAGACCAACTGGCAACGTTTTTGCGTGGGTTCGATCAGAGCTTGCCGCCCCTGGCGACCCTCGATTCGCTTGAGACCGCTGACTTGCCGACGATCGAGGAGTCCGGATTCACGATCCGCGACAGCGCCCCATCGCTCCACGACAGCACCGCGGTGATGGCCGACATCTCAATCTGCGCGGATTGCCTGGCGGAGATGCAAGACGGGCACAACCGCCGCCACCGCTACCCGTTTATCAACTGCACCAATTGTGGCCCACGGTTCACGATCGTCGAAGACATTCCCTATGACCGTGCCCTGACGACGATGAAGTCCTTTGAGATGTGTGGGCGATGTCGCGAGGAATACAACGATCCGTCGGACCGACGTTTTCACGCTCAACCCAACGCCTGCCCGGACTGTGGGCCGCAAATCTGGTTTGTTGCCGCGGACGAATTGACGCCCGATGCCCAAATCCGCGCATCAAAGCGCGACGATCCATCACGCGTGATCGAATCGTTTGCGGCGTGCATTGGAGACGGGGGTATCGTTGCCGTCAAAGGCATCGGCGGCTTTCACTTGGCTTGCGATGCGACCGACGTCGATGCGGTTCAAAAACTTCGCGAGCGAAAGGGCCGCATCGCCAAACCCTTTGCGATCATGGTCGCCGACGCCGAGCACGCCGAGTCGTTCGCGCAAGTCGGCAGCAGCGAACGACGCTTGTTGGAAAGCAAGGAACGCCCGATCGTGTTGCTGCAAAAACAAAAGCCCGACGTCGATGACGCCGGATACTCTCACATGCTCGACGCGGTTGCACCGGGAAATCATTGCGTCGGCGTGATGCTGCCCTATTCTCCGCTGCACCACCTGTTGATCGAAGCATGTTCCCCTTTGTTGATGACCTCGGGCAACCTCTCGGACGAACCGATCGCTCGAACGAATGACGAAGCCATGGAGCGTCTCGGCCCGCTGGTCGACGGGTTTCTGTTTCACGACCGGGACATCCACGTCGTTTGTGATGACTCCGTCACCCGACCACTCGGTGCGTCCGCGCTGCCGATCCGGCGTTCGCGTGGTTTCGCCCCGATACCGATCAAGCTCCGCCAGAACGGTCCGAGCGTGGTGGCGGTCGGCGGAGAAATGAAGTCCACGTTCTGCATCACACAGGGACAGAACGCATACATCAGCCAACACATCGGTGATGTCGGCAACCTGGAGACACTCGGCGCCCTGCAGCGGAACGTCGATCACTACTTGCAACTGTTCCGCATCGACGCGGATGCCGTCGCCGCCGACTTGCACCCCTCGTCTCTTTCTGGACAGTTTGCCGAGAACCTTGCCAAATCGCTGCGGGTGCCGTTGATTCGCGTGCAGCACCACGTTGCCCACGCGGTGTCCTTGATCGCTGAACATCAGCTCGACGCCGATCGTTCCATCATCGCCTGTTGTTTGGACGGCACCGGATATGGAACCGACGGCGCGATCTGGGGCGGAGAATTTTTGACCGCCAACTGCAAGGGCTTCGAACGGTTCGCCCACTTGGAATACTTTCCGCTACCCGGCGGCGACGCCAGCATCAGGCGGCCCTATCGCACGGCCCTGGCGTTGCTGAGTGCCCATGGATTGTCGTGGGACCAACGACTGCCCTGCGTTTCCTTTTGTCCGGCCGATGTGCGGCGTCTGTTGCGACAACAACTCCGATCGAACCTCAACTGTTTTCCGACCAGCAGCGCCGGGCGGCTCTTTGATGCGGTCGCGTCGCTGATCGGCATTCGCCACGAAGTCAGCTTTGAAGCCCAGGCGGCGATCGAGTTGGAAGCACTGGCAGCCGAAGTGATCGGCCAGGTGGATTCCAATGCGTACCGCTTTCAGATCGCCGAAGCAGCGGAACACACGCCGATGCAAATCCGATCTCACGATCTGGTCGAGTCGATTTGCCGTGACGTCATCGCCGGAGTGGACCGACGCCAGATTGCCGCACACTTCCATCATGCCGCCGCGGCGATGATCAGCGATGTGTGCCGGTTGGGGCATGAGCAAACCGGCATCGACGTCGTCGGTTTGACCGGCGGTGTTTTCCAAAACGTCTTGCTCACCACGCTGTTGACCAAGCGGCTGGAAGCATCCGGATTCAACGTGCTGGTTCATCGACAGGTTCCGCCCAACGATGGCGGACTTTCGCTGGGGCAAGCGGTCGTCGCCAGCCTGAGGACAGCCCGGTGCGCGATCTGA
- a CDS encoding 3-keto-disaccharide hydrolase — translation MKSALSLLIVVAIATASIAKEDGQDVYTDPDATPQSYKLQGEYEGQAGDKGDTYAAQIIALGNDQFHMVAYKGGLPGNNQSHKDIFFETDGTLEGDDATFQHEDFTISVSGGELRVINADGKQVATLERIVRKSPTIGAKPPKGALVLFDGSNGDAFEGAQVDDGLLLADTFSKEKFADHTLHLEFRTPFKPSGRGQGRGNSGVYVQSRYEIQVLDSFALAGKSNECGGIYQIAEPRVNMCLPPLQWQTYDIDFTAARYDAEGKKIANARVTVKHNGVVIHDDLELPQHTPGRHQEGPEPDALYLQGHGNPVYYRNIWAVGK, via the coding sequence ATGAAATCAGCACTCAGCCTTTTGATCGTGGTGGCGATCGCGACCGCATCGATCGCGAAAGAGGACGGCCAAGACGTTTACACCGACCCCGACGCGACACCCCAATCGTACAAGTTGCAGGGCGAATACGAGGGGCAAGCCGGTGACAAAGGCGACACGTACGCCGCGCAGATCATCGCGCTGGGCAATGACCAGTTCCACATGGTGGCCTACAAGGGTGGACTACCCGGCAACAACCAGAGCCACAAAGACATCTTCTTTGAAACCGATGGAACGCTCGAAGGCGACGATGCCACGTTCCAGCATGAGGACTTCACAATCTCCGTTTCCGGCGGCGAATTGCGTGTCATCAATGCCGATGGAAAGCAAGTCGCGACGCTGGAACGCATCGTCCGCAAGAGTCCGACGATCGGTGCCAAGCCGCCCAAGGGCGCTTTGGTGTTGTTTGATGGCAGCAACGGAGACGCGTTCGAAGGCGCCCAAGTCGACGATGGATTATTGCTGGCCGACACGTTCAGCAAAGAGAAGTTCGCGGACCACACGTTGCACCTGGAATTCCGCACGCCGTTCAAGCCCAGTGGCCGTGGCCAAGGGCGGGGCAACAGCGGTGTCTATGTGCAAAGCCGGTACGAAATCCAGGTCCTCGATTCGTTCGCGCTGGCCGGCAAGAGCAACGAGTGCGGCGGGATCTACCAGATCGCCGAGCCCAGGGTCAACATGTGTCTGCCGCCGCTGCAGTGGCAAACCTATGACATCGATTTCACCGCGGCGCGATACGATGCCGAGGGAAAAAAGATCGCCAATGCCCGGGTCACCGTCAAGCACAACGGGGTGGTCATTCACGATGACCTGGAATTGCCCCAGCACACCCCGGGGCGTCACCAGGAAGGCCCCGAGCCGGATGCCCTGTATCTGCAAGGCCACGGCAACCCGGTCTACTATCGCAACATCTGGGCGGTGGGAAAATAA